The Acidiferrobacterales bacterium genome contains a region encoding:
- a CDS encoding MFS transporter codes for MQKFYLTIAAICIAHVLGMVPFAIYPTLIPILQAEWSASNTAIGWVAGIYFGGYLVTVIIVVPLTDRVDARKVYLLSMGLTAIAPVAFAFGTFGVGSASVWRFVQGVALAGTYMPGLKAMVDAVPDRMQSRTVAVYTMCFGLGVAVSFLIAGVLAATMTWRWVFVASAAGPLLALCLAWLFLPAAVPKETNGKFTLLPDFRPVISNRKTLGFSIAYGVHNVELFVFRSWAVAFLFFAMTQREAGWLGSGWNPAIIVACATLVAQPFSVITNELADRLNREKVITWVMALSATTGVALGFSSQMSMLVIVTIAGLYAIMTIADSASITSAVIKNADYSVRGTTMALHTLIGFVGAFAGPILFGAVLDLAGGDQRPTAWGLAFTAVGIAVIIGPLAIRRTARTH; via the coding sequence ATGCAAAAATTCTATCTGACAATTGCGGCCATCTGCATCGCGCACGTTCTGGGCATGGTACCGTTCGCCATCTATCCCACACTGATTCCGATCCTTCAGGCCGAGTGGAGTGCCAGCAATACCGCGATCGGATGGGTTGCGGGAATATATTTTGGCGGTTATCTGGTCACGGTCATCATTGTCGTCCCCCTCACTGACCGTGTCGATGCGCGCAAGGTGTACCTGTTGTCAATGGGATTGACTGCGATCGCGCCGGTGGCGTTTGCATTCGGCACGTTCGGCGTCGGATCAGCCAGTGTGTGGAGATTTGTGCAGGGTGTGGCACTGGCCGGCACCTACATGCCGGGACTCAAGGCGATGGTGGACGCCGTTCCGGACCGCATGCAGAGTCGAACGGTGGCGGTCTATACCATGTGTTTCGGCCTGGGGGTTGCCGTGTCTTTCCTGATCGCGGGCGTACTGGCCGCCACCATGACCTGGCGGTGGGTTTTTGTCGCATCCGCGGCCGGTCCATTGCTCGCACTGTGCCTGGCCTGGCTTTTCCTGCCTGCGGCCGTACCGAAGGAAACGAATGGAAAGTTCACGTTGCTGCCTGACTTTCGGCCGGTCATCTCGAACAGAAAGACGCTCGGATTCAGCATCGCCTACGGCGTGCACAATGTGGAACTTTTCGTGTTCCGTTCCTGGGCGGTGGCTTTTTTGTTCTTTGCCATGACGCAGCGGGAAGCTGGATGGTTGGGCTCGGGCTGGAATCCCGCAATCATCGTGGCATGTGCGACGCTGGTCGCACAACCGTTCAGCGTGATCACCAACGAGCTTGCCGATCGGCTCAACCGCGAAAAAGTGATCACATGGGTGATGGCGCTCTCCGCCACGACCGGTGTCGCACTCGGTTTTTCCAGCCAGATGTCGATGCTTGTGATTGTGACGATCGCCGGACTCTACGCCATCATGACCATCGCTGATTCAGCATCGATCACTTCCGCGGTGATCAAGAATGCAGACTATTCGGTACGAGGCACCACAATGGCACTGCATACCCTGATCGGGTTTGTCGGTGCGTTCGCAGGCCCGATCCTGTTTGGTGCGGTTCTCGATCTTGCCGGTGGAGATCAGCGGCCGACCGCCTGGGGACTCGCATTCACAGCGGTTGGCATCGCGGTGATCATCGGACCGCTCGCGATCCGCCGCACTGCCCGCACACACTGA
- a CDS encoding DUF3179 domain-containing protein — MKTLTRKNPLRNLLALSLLAIAASVIVPSIANAQLLRHASEWPNTDFSNAIIDINEVISGGVPKDGIPAIDDPEFVSVDSAAAWLDPLEPVIALDILGEARAYPLQILIWHEIVNDKLNDRYVAVTFCPLCNASVVFDRNVVGTILDFGTTGRLRHSDLIMYDRQTESWWQQITGQGVVGEFAGINLKRLPAQIVSFGEFRSAYPEGEVLSRDTGYRRNYGDNPYRGYDDIDNQPFLLSDPADPRLPAMERVINVSVGNRHRVYPFTVFETEPVINDRINGIEVVIFSQDDVASPLDRRTIADSRIIPSATAYRRQVDGQTLTFERQDGVFYDRETGSRWNIFGQAVEGELAGTQLDDIDNGQHFAFAWLVFHPDSEIYRSE, encoded by the coding sequence ATGAAAACTCTCACTCGAAAAAACCCCTTGCGCAATCTGCTTGCGTTGTCTTTGTTGGCGATTGCGGCAAGCGTAATTGTGCCGTCCATTGCAAACGCCCAGTTGCTGCGACATGCATCAGAGTGGCCGAATACGGATTTCAGCAATGCCATCATCGACATCAACGAAGTCATTTCCGGTGGCGTGCCCAAAGATGGCATTCCGGCAATTGACGACCCGGAATTCGTCAGTGTTGATTCGGCCGCAGCCTGGCTGGATCCCCTCGAGCCGGTCATCGCACTGGATATTCTTGGCGAGGCGCGTGCCTATCCCCTGCAAATTCTGATCTGGCATGAAATCGTCAACGACAAGCTCAACGATCGGTACGTCGCGGTGACGTTCTGCCCACTTTGCAACGCTTCGGTTGTTTTCGACCGAAATGTGGTCGGTACCATTCTTGACTTTGGCACGACAGGGCGTCTTCGACACAGCGACCTGATCATGTATGACCGGCAGACTGAATCATGGTGGCAGCAGATTACCGGTCAGGGTGTAGTGGGTGAGTTTGCAGGCATCAACCTCAAGCGGCTTCCCGCCCAGATTGTCTCGTTCGGGGAGTTCAGGTCCGCCTATCCCGAAGGTGAGGTCCTTTCCAGAGATACGGGATACAGACGGAATTACGGCGACAATCCCTATCGGGGTTATGATGACATCGACAATCAGCCCTTTTTGCTGTCTGATCCTGCCGACCCGAGATTGCCGGCGATGGAGCGGGTGATCAATGTCTCGGTCGGCAACCGCCATCGTGTGTACCCGTTCACTGTATTTGAGACTGAACCGGTGATCAATGACCGGATCAATGGCATTGAAGTGGTCATTTTCAGTCAGGACGACGTCGCATCCCCGCTGGACAGGCGGACCATTGCGGATTCCCGGATCATTCCGTCGGCCACTGCGTATCGCCGACAGGTGGACGGCCAGACACTGACATTCGAGAGACAGGATGGTGTGTTCTACGACCGGGAAACCGGATCGCGGTGGAACATTTTCGGACAGGCGGTCGAGGGTGAGCTAGCAGGCACACAGTTGGACGATATCGACAATGGCCAGCATTTTGCATTTGCCTGGCTGGTCTTCCACCCTGACTCGGAGATCTATCGCAGCGAGTGA
- a CDS encoding MATE family efflux transporter gives MMKEEIFPILKLAGPVMLGRIGAILIVTIDVAMCGYAGTRELAYYGLANGPHVSLILIGIGSILPIAILTAKSDGAGNHVNCGMILRVGLMHALVIGIVLGILMQFGEEFFLVTGQNEELSAGGGAVLAMHGLGLAGLLSMIAISLFLEGLQRPIPAMVVSIGVNFINVYLNWVFIFGNHGAPAMGAEGAALATSIVRWVAVILLASYLLLSIDRVKYGLKEKMTQLRKISKSLRELGNPTAIAHGMESTSFLILTLFAGYMGIAETAAWAIGLNILTIAFMIALGFGMAASVRVANHLGRQQPHRAAGSGWIAYRLGVVVLGLLAFVFLGFPEQMTKIYSQQPSVLQLAVPMMLIAAFAVTLDGMQAVAVGILRGYQDMWYITLSLTCSFWVVMIPLWFFGFKLEYGPSGLMASILFAALTANIMLLVRFRILDRRLRST, from the coding sequence ATGATGAAAGAAGAGATATTCCCCATCCTGAAGCTTGCCGGACCGGTCATGCTCGGGAGGATCGGGGCGATCTTGATCGTCACCATCGACGTCGCCATGTGTGGCTATGCCGGCACCCGGGAGCTGGCCTACTACGGATTGGCGAATGGCCCGCATGTTTCCCTGATTCTCATCGGGATCGGATCGATATTGCCGATCGCCATCCTGACTGCGAAGTCTGACGGGGCGGGCAATCATGTCAACTGTGGAATGATTCTGCGCGTCGGTCTGATGCATGCACTTGTGATCGGAATCGTGCTCGGCATCCTGATGCAGTTCGGGGAGGAATTCTTCCTTGTGACCGGTCAGAATGAGGAGCTCTCCGCCGGCGGCGGCGCGGTGTTGGCGATGCATGGTCTAGGGCTTGCCGGACTGCTATCGATGATCGCCATCTCCCTGTTTCTGGAAGGTCTGCAGCGCCCTATTCCAGCGATGGTGGTGTCAATCGGGGTGAATTTCATCAACGTGTATCTGAACTGGGTTTTCATTTTCGGCAATCATGGCGCGCCGGCAATGGGTGCGGAAGGCGCGGCGCTGGCGACGAGCATTGTGCGGTGGGTCGCGGTTATCTTGCTGGCCAGCTATCTCCTATTGAGCATTGACCGCGTCAAGTACGGCCTGAAGGAGAAAATGACACAGCTTCGCAAGATCTCGAAAAGCCTGCGCGAGCTTGGAAATCCCACTGCAATCGCCCACGGCATGGAGTCCACATCATTCCTTATACTGACGCTTTTTGCCGGATATATGGGTATTGCCGAAACCGCGGCCTGGGCAATCGGGCTGAACATACTGACTATCGCCTTTATGATCGCCCTTGGATTCGGGATGGCCGCGAGTGTCCGGGTGGCCAACCATCTGGGCCGTCAACAGCCGCATCGGGCCGCCGGTTCCGGATGGATCGCATATCGGTTGGGTGTGGTCGTTCTGGGATTGCTGGCGTTTGTATTCCTGGGGTTTCCGGAACAGATGACAAAAATCTACAGTCAGCAGCCAAGTGTGCTGCAGCTGGCGGTGCCGATGATGCTTATCGCCGCCTTTGCGGTCACCCTGGATGGAATGCAGGCGGTCGCGGTCGGCATCCTGCGCGGTTACCAGGACATGTGGTACATCACACTGTCGCTGACCTGCTCGTTCTGGGTGGTCATGATCCCCCTTTGGTTTTTCGGTTTCAAGCTGGAATACGGGCCATCTGGACTGATGGCATCGATCTTATTTGCTGCGCTGACTGCAAATATCATGTTGCTGGTGCGATTCCGCATACTGGACCGACGGCTGAGATCGACCTGA
- a CDS encoding citrate synthase, whose protein sequence is MAARNVSASPGGADQLLGKDSVTLVNNRTGDQYQFPIVDGTEGPSLIDITSLYSKTGMFTYDPGFTSTGSCKSEITFIDGENGVLLHRGYPIEQLVDGADYLDVCYLLLHGELPSKQGSEQFANEITLHTMLHEQLVSFYRGFKRSAHPMAVMVGVVGALSAFYHSDTDVHDPYQRMVAAHRLIAKMPTIGSYAYKYAKGQPFMYPKNDLSYSENLLRLMFSVPSEEYKINPVVAKAIDRILILHADHEQNASTSTVRLAGSSGANPFACIAAGIASLWGPAHGGANEAVLKMLGEIGTVENIPKFVARAKDKDDKFRLMGFGHRVYKNYDPRATIMRQSCHEVLDELGVSDPLLPIALELERIALKDSYFIEKKLYPNVDFYSGIILRAIGFPIPMFTVLFAIARTVGWVAHWKEMYTSDESQRIGRPRQLYLGAKRRDFQNLEVRKNRSPNWLRLWSGKK, encoded by the coding sequence ATGGCAGCAAGAAATGTATCCGCATCTCCGGGCGGCGCAGATCAGTTGCTCGGCAAGGATAGCGTAACACTTGTCAACAACCGCACCGGCGATCAGTATCAATTCCCGATTGTAGATGGAACCGAAGGCCCGAGCCTGATCGACATCACGAGTCTGTACAGCAAGACCGGGATGTTCACCTATGATCCTGGCTTCACATCAACCGGGTCATGCAAGTCCGAGATTACATTCATTGACGGAGAAAACGGGGTCTTGCTGCATCGGGGCTACCCGATCGAACAGTTGGTCGATGGTGCGGATTACCTTGACGTGTGTTATCTGCTGCTGCACGGCGAACTTCCCTCAAAACAGGGAAGCGAGCAGTTTGCAAACGAGATCACACTCCATACGATGCTGCATGAGCAGCTGGTGTCGTTCTATCGCGGATTCAAGCGTTCAGCACATCCGATGGCGGTCATGGTTGGCGTTGTCGGTGCGCTGTCGGCGTTCTATCACAGTGACACCGACGTGCATGATCCCTATCAGCGTATGGTGGCAGCGCACAGGCTGATCGCGAAAATGCCGACGATCGGATCCTATGCCTATAAGTACGCCAAGGGGCAGCCGTTCATGTATCCGAAAAATGACCTCTCCTATTCGGAAAATCTTCTGCGCCTGATGTTCTCGGTTCCTTCCGAGGAATACAAGATTAATCCCGTTGTTGCGAAAGCCATCGATCGGATCCTGATCCTGCATGCTGATCACGAGCAGAATGCGTCGACATCAACGGTACGGCTTGCAGGTTCATCGGGTGCCAACCCATTCGCCTGCATCGCAGCTGGTATCGCATCCCTGTGGGGCCCGGCGCATGGCGGCGCCAATGAGGCGGTGCTGAAAATGCTCGGTGAGATTGGAACGGTGGAAAACATCCCGAAGTTTGTTGCCCGTGCCAAGGACAAGGACGATAAGTTCCGACTGATGGGCTTTGGCCATCGCGTTTACAAGAACTACGACCCCAGGGCAACGATTATGCGCCAGTCCTGCCACGAGGTTCTTGATGAACTCGGGGTTTCCGACCCGTTGCTTCCGATCGCATTGGAACTCGAAAGAATCGCCCTGAAGGACAGCTACTTTATCGAAAAGAAACTGTACCCCAACGTCGATTTCTATTCCGGGATCATCCTGCGTGCGATCGGTTTTCCAATACCGATGTTTACAGTTCTGTTCGCGATTGCCCGGACGGTCGGATGGGTCGCCCACTGGAAAGAAATGTATACCAGCGACGAGTCGCAGCGAATCGGACGTCCGCGCCAGTTGTACCTGGGTGCGAAACGACGTGACTTCCAGAATCTGGAAGTCAGGAAAAACCGCTCCCCGAACTGGTTGCGCCTGTGGTCCGGAAAGAAATAG
- a CDS encoding aspartate aminotransferase family protein produces the protein MDESHSLATEQLQKLDNDHHLHPFTDSKVLHDIGTRIVTHGDGIYIWDSEGHQIIDGMAGLWCVNIGYGREELTQAAVDQMRQLPYYNTFFMTSHPPVIALSEQLAKVTPASINHVFLTNSGSEANDTVIRMVRRYWSIRGKADKSVIISRHNAYHGSTVGAASLGGMSDMHAQGGLPIPGIRHIQQPYWYQEGGDLSADEFGLVAAQALEREIQEVGESNVAAFIAEPIQGAGGVIVPPDSYWPEISRICDRYEVLLVVDEVICGFGRTGKWFATDYYDLKPDLMVMAKGLSSGYLPIAAVAVSDGVADVLIEDGGEFAHGFTYSGHPVSCAVATENIRILEREGIIERVDRSIGPYFQQQLRTLEGHPLVGEIRGVGLIAGIEIVEDKRTRSRFDSELNVGIRCREFAARRGLIMRAVWNSMVLSPPLVITKSQINDLVEIVAGSLDDLMRDLRV, from the coding sequence ATGGATGAATCTCACTCGCTGGCGACTGAACAGCTACAGAAACTCGACAACGATCATCATCTTCATCCGTTTACCGATTCAAAGGTATTGCACGACATCGGCACACGGATCGTAACCCACGGTGACGGCATCTATATCTGGGATTCCGAGGGTCATCAGATCATCGACGGAATGGCTGGACTTTGGTGTGTGAATATCGGGTACGGTCGGGAAGAACTGACGCAAGCGGCGGTCGACCAGATGAGGCAACTGCCTTACTACAACACGTTTTTCATGACCTCCCATCCGCCTGTCATCGCCCTTTCGGAACAACTCGCCAAAGTCACTCCCGCATCCATCAATCACGTATTCCTGACCAATTCCGGGTCGGAAGCGAATGACACTGTCATTCGTATGGTGCGACGGTATTGGTCCATTCGAGGCAAGGCGGACAAGTCAGTCATCATCAGTCGACACAATGCCTACCACGGCAGCACTGTCGGCGCCGCCAGTCTGGGCGGCATGTCAGACATGCATGCTCAGGGCGGGCTGCCGATTCCAGGTATCCGGCACATTCAGCAACCGTACTGGTACCAGGAAGGTGGTGACCTCAGTGCGGATGAGTTCGGTCTGGTCGCGGCGCAAGCACTGGAACGTGAGATCCAGGAGGTCGGTGAGAGCAATGTCGCTGCATTTATCGCCGAACCGATTCAGGGTGCCGGCGGGGTGATTGTCCCGCCGGATTCGTATTGGCCGGAAATTTCGAGGATCTGCGACCGCTATGAAGTTCTTCTGGTGGTGGATGAGGTTATTTGCGGATTCGGGCGCACCGGGAAATGGTTTGCCACCGATTACTATGATCTGAAACCGGATCTGATGGTCATGGCGAAGGGGCTTTCGTCAGGCTACCTTCCGATCGCCGCGGTGGCTGTCTCTGACGGTGTCGCTGACGTACTGATAGAGGATGGCGGTGAATTCGCGCATGGGTTCACCTATTCGGGACATCCTGTATCCTGTGCGGTCGCAACTGAAAACATCAGGATTCTTGAGCGCGAGGGAATCATCGAGCGCGTAGACCGGTCGATCGGCCCTTATTTTCAGCAGCAGCTTCGTACTTTGGAGGGTCACCCGTTGGTGGGTGAGATCAGGGGTGTCGGATTAATCGCTGGAATTGAGATCGTCGAGGACAAGCGGACGCGCAGCAGGTTTGACAGCGAACTGAACGTCGGGATCCGCTGCCGGGAGTTTGCAGCCCGGCGCGGACTCATCATGCGGGCTGTGTGGAATTCCATGGTGCTGTCACCTCCGCTGGTCATTACGAAGTCACAAATCAACGATCTGGTTGAAATTGTCGCCGGCAGCCTGGACGACCTGATGCGTGATCTGAGAGTCTGA
- a CDS encoding type I restriction-modification system subunit M has protein sequence MTDHDQKQLGDILWSIANQLRGAMNADDFRDYMFAFLFLRYLSDNYEQAAKKELGRDYPDPSAIDNGIPPLANWYVKNQDDISTFEKQMRLKAHYVIRPEHLWTSIARLARTQDGDLLNTLQAGFKYIENESFQSTFSGLFSEINLGSEKLGKTYEDRNVKLCEIISMIAEGLSEFSTETDTLGDAYEYLIGQFAAGSGKKAGEFYTPQRISDILSAIVTLDSQEPKTGRRTRLDSVLDFACGSGSLLINVRKRMGGSHCIGMIHGQEKNITTYNLARMNMLLHGVKDTEFEIYHGDTLTNDWGLLRETNPAKKPHYDAVVANPPFSYRWTPNEALGEDMRFKNYGLAPKSAADFSFLLHGFHYLKDDGVMAIILPHGVLFRGGAEAKIRRKLLEDGHIDTVIGLPANLFYSTGIPVCILVLKKCKKPDDVLFINASEHFEKGKRQNYLSDEHIEKIIDTYQQRPESIERYSRCVEMKEIEANDFNLNISRYVSTAKPEVAIDLSTTHMELTEIEKRVRESTAKHSAFLKELGLPPLPRPE, from the coding sequence ATGACTGATCATGATCAGAAACAACTTGGCGACATACTTTGGTCCATCGCCAACCAACTTCGTGGAGCTATGAACGCCGATGACTTCCGAGACTACATGTTTGCGTTTCTGTTCCTCCGCTATCTCTCGGACAACTACGAGCAGGCAGCGAAGAAGGAACTCGGCCGAGACTACCCCGATCCAAGTGCCATCGACAACGGTATCCCTCCACTCGCGAACTGGTATGTGAAAAATCAGGACGATATATCGACCTTCGAGAAGCAGATGCGGCTCAAAGCGCATTACGTCATTCGTCCCGAACACCTCTGGACTAGTATCGCCCGTTTGGCCCGTACCCAAGACGGCGATTTGCTAAACACGCTCCAGGCTGGCTTCAAGTACATCGAAAATGAATCATTCCAGAGCACGTTCTCCGGTCTTTTCTCCGAAATCAATCTCGGCTCCGAAAAACTCGGTAAGACCTACGAGGACAGGAACGTCAAACTTTGCGAGATCATCAGCATGATCGCTGAGGGCCTCTCTGAGTTCTCCACGGAAACAGACACATTGGGAGATGCCTATGAATACCTGATTGGCCAGTTCGCTGCTGGCTCGGGCAAAAAGGCGGGTGAGTTCTACACGCCGCAGCGGATTTCGGACATTCTTTCCGCCATCGTCACCCTCGATAGCCAAGAACCCAAGACCGGCAGACGGACGCGCCTTGACAGCGTATTGGACTTTGCCTGCGGTTCGGGTTCGTTGCTGATCAATGTGCGCAAGCGTATGGGAGGATCGCACTGTATTGGTATGATCCATGGGCAAGAGAAGAACATCACCACTTACAACCTCGCGCGGATGAACATGCTACTGCATGGGGTGAAGGACACCGAGTTTGAAATTTATCACGGTGACACGCTGACCAACGACTGGGGTTTGCTTCGCGAGACGAACCCAGCCAAGAAGCCTCACTACGACGCTGTAGTCGCCAACCCACCGTTCAGCTACCGCTGGACACCAAACGAAGCCCTGGGTGAGGACATGCGCTTTAAGAACTACGGTCTAGCCCCGAAGTCAGCAGCGGACTTCTCTTTCCTGCTGCACGGGTTCCATTACCTCAAAGATGACGGAGTGATGGCGATCATCCTGCCGCACGGCGTACTGTTCCGCGGTGGCGCGGAGGCGAAAATCCGCCGCAAGCTCCTTGAAGATGGGCATATTGACACCGTTATCGGCCTGCCTGCGAATTTGTTTTACTCGACCGGTATCCCGGTTTGCATTCTCGTCCTTAAGAAGTGCAAGAAGCCCGACGATGTCCTGTTCATCAATGCGTCCGAGCATTTCGAGAAGGGCAAACGACAAAACTACCTGTCCGACGAACATATCGAGAAGATCATCGACACTTACCAGCAACGCCCGGAAAGTATCGAACGATACTCTAGATGTGTGGAGATGAAAGAAATCGAAGCCAACGATTTCAACCTGAATATCTCCCGCTATGTCAGCACAGCCAAGCCGGAGGTCGCGATTGATTTATCGACCACGCACATGGAGTTGACTGAAATCGAGAAACGGGTTCGAGAGTCAACAGCGAAACATAGCGCGTTTCTCAAGGAACTTGGTCTACCTCCATTGCCAAGACCCGAGTGA